From Kitasatospora sp. MAP12-44:
GGCGCACCAGCTCGCTGTTGAGCTCGACGTGCAGCTCGGCGACCTCGGGGGCGGTCCACGGCTCCTCGCCCTGGCGGACCGGCAGCTCGGCCGGGTCCACCGACTCGGCGCCGCCGGTGGCAGCCCGCGCACCGCTGCCCGCGGGGGTGTGCAGCCGGTTGGTGGCTCCGCCACGTCCGGTGGTGGTGCTGGTCTTCCGCCGTGTCGTGGTCACGGAACCCTCCCCTGAGTCGCCTGCCACGGCCTGGCGGGCCCGCCTGGTGGCGGTGCCCGTGCCCGTTGCCTTCTCAGCCATGGCTTCGACCCCATCTACGAATGACTCCGGCCGACGGTTCCCGTCGGCCTCTGGTGCCGGAACGATAATCCTGATCGAATCCGGTCACAACGGGACATACCGATGCCAAGGAGCTATCCCACTCGGGCAGCCGCTGTGCACGGCTCGTCCCGGAACAGTGACAAACCGGCAATGACAAAGTTGTGCCCAGATCGTCACTCCCTAACCCCATGAGACCCCCCGCGCGCGCCGAGCAAACGACTTGCCGAGGGCCTATAGACTGGGCCCGCAAGGCGCAGATGGGACGAGTACCGACGTACGCAGCCATGAGCGACCCGGGGACGGTGCGAGCCCGGGGGTGTGCGCGGCGGGAAGATCACCCCGGAGCCGCCGGAAGAACAGCCGCCCAAGGCCCAGTAGACCCGGCAGCAACCCCCAAGGAGTGGGCCGTCAGCACCATCGGCGGCCAAGGAGGGTGGTACCGCGGGGCGCAGGCCGCCTCGTCCCTCCGTCGGAAGCCAGTCCACGCATCCGCCGGAGGTAGACGCCCCGCATGAACAGCTACAACGCCGTACCGGCCCAGGTAGACCTGCCGGCCCTCGAGTACCAGATCCTCAGCTTCTGGGACGACCAGAAGGTCTTCCAGCGCAGCCTCGAGCAGTCCGAGGGCCGCCCCGAGTGGGTCTTCTACGAGGGCCCGCCGACCGCCAACGGCATGCCCGGAGCCCACCACATCGAAGCCCGCGTCTTCAAGGACGTCTTCCCGCGCTACCGGACCATGAAGGGCTACCACGTCGCCCGCAAGGCCGGCTGGGACTGCCACGGCCTGCCGGTCGAGCTGGCCGTCGAGAAGGAGCTGGGCTTCTCCGGCAAGCCGGAGATCGAGAACTACGGCATCGCCGAGTTCAACGCCAAGTGCCGCGAGTCGGTCACCCGGCACACCGACGCCTTCACCGAGCTCACCCAGCGGATGGGCTACTGGGTCGACCTCGACCAGGCCTACCGGACCATGGACCCGTCCTACATCCAGTCGGTCTGGTGGTCGCTCAAGCAGATCTTCGACAAGGGCCTGCTGGTCCAGGACCACCGGGTCGCCCCCTGGTGCCCGCGCTGCGGCACCGGCCTCTCGGACCACGAGCTGGCCCAGGGCTACGAAACCGTCGTCGACCCCTCGGTCTTCGTCCGCTTCCCGCTGACCAGCGGCCCGCTGGCCGGCGAGGCCGCGCTGCTGGTCTGGACGACCACCCCGTGGACCCTGGTCTCCAACACCGCCGCCGCCGTCCACCCGGACGTCACCTACGTGGTCGCCACCGACGGCACCGAGCGCCTGGTGGTCGCCGAGGCGCTGGTCGGCAAGGCGCTGGGCGAGGGCTGGGAGACCACCGGCCAGTCCTTCACCGGGGCCGAGATGGAGCGCTGGGCCTACCGGCGCCCGTTCGACCTGGTCGCCATCGAGGACGCGCACTTCGTCCTGAACGCCGACTACGTCACCACCGAGGACGGCACCGGCATCGTCCACCAGGCCCCCGCCTTCGGCGCCGACGACCTCGCCACCTGCCGCAAGTACGGCCTGCCGGTGGTCAACCCGGTCGAGGCCGACGGCACCTTCTCCCCCGAGGTCCCGCTGGTCGGCGGCGTCTTCTTCAAGAAGGCCGACGAGCAGCTGGTGGCCGACCTGCAGGCCCGCGGCCTGCTCTTCCGGCACGTCCCGTACGAGCACAGCTACCCGCACTGCTGGCGCTGCCACACCGCGCTGCTCTACTACGCGCAGCCGTCCTGGTACCTGCGGACCACCCAGGTCAAGGACGCGATGATCCGGGAGAACGAGGCCACCAACTGGTTCCCCGAGAACGTCAAGCACGGCCGCTTCGGCGACTGGCTGAACAACAACATCGACTGGGCGCTCTCCCGTAACCGCTACTGGGGCACCCCGCTGCCGATCTGGCGCTGCGACGAGGGCCACCTCACCTGCGTCGGCTCGCTGGCCGAGCTGACCGAGCTGACCGGCACCGACCAGAGCGGCCTCGACCCGCACCGCCCGTACATCGACGCCGTCACCTTCGACTGCCCGAGCTGCTCGAACACCGCCGTCCGGGTCCCCGAGGTGATCGACGCCTGGTACGACGCCGGCTCGATGCCGTTCGCGCAGTACGGCTACCCGTACCAGAACAAGGAGCTGTTCGAGAGCCGCTACCCGGCCCAGTTCATCTCCGAGGCGATCGACCAGACCCGCGGCTGGTTCTACACGCTGATGGCCGTCGGCACCCTGGTCTTCGACAAGTCCTCCTACGAGAACGTCGTCTGCCTGGGCCACATCCTGGCCGAGGACGGCCGCAAGATGTCCAAGCACCTGGGCAACATCCTGCAGCCCATCCCGCTGATGGACCAGCACGGCGCCGACGCGGTGCGCTGGTTCATGGCGGCCGGCGGCTCGCCCTGGTCGGCCCGCCGGGTCGGCCACGGCACGATCCAGGAGGTGGTGCGCAAGACGCTGCTCACCTACTGGAACACCGTCGCCTTCCAGGCCCTGTACGCCCGCACGGCCGGCTGGGCGCCGTCCGCCGCCGACCCCGCGCCGGCCGACCGGCCGCAGCTGGACCGCTGGGTGCTCTCCGAGCTGAACACCCTGGTCCGCGAGACGGACGCGGCGCTGGAGGCCTACGACACCCAGCGGGCCGGCAAGCTGCTCTCCGGCTTCGTCGACGACCTCTCCAACTGGTACGTCCGGCGCGGACGCCGGCGCTTCTGGCAGGGCGACGCGGCCGCGCTGGCCACCCTGCACGAGGCGCTGGAGACGGTGACCCGGCTGATGGCCCCGCTCACCCCGTTCATCACCGAGCGGGTCTGGCAGGACCTGGTCGTCGCGGTGGACCCGCAGGCGCCGCTCTCCGTCCACCTGTCCTCCTGGCCGGTCGCGGACGAGACGCTGATCGACACCGACCTCTCCCGGCACATGGCGCTGGTGCGCCGACTGGTCGAGCTCGGCCGGGCCACCCGCGCCGAGTCCGGCGTGAAGACCCGTCAGCCGCTGTCCCGCGCGCTGGTCGCGGCCCAGGGCTGGGAGGAGCTGCCCGCCGACCTGCGCGCGCAGATCGCCGAGGAGCTCAACGTCACCGCGCTGGAGTCGCTGGCGGCCGTCGGCGGCTCGCTGGTGGACACCACCGCCAAGGCGAACTTCCGCGCGCTGGGCAAGCGCTACGGCAAGGGCGTGCAGGACGTCGCCAAGGCCGTCGCGGCGGCCGACGCGGCCGTGCTGGCCGCCGAGCTGCGCGCCACCGGCGCCACCTCGGTGGAGCTGAACGGCGAGACCATCGCGCTCTCCCCCGACGAGGTCGTGATCACCGAGACCCCGCGCGAGGGCTGGGCGGTGGCCAACGAGGCCGGCGCCACCGTCGCGCTGGACCTGCACATCACCCCGGAGCTCAAGCGCCTGGGCATCGCCCGCGACGCGATCCGGCAGATCCAGGAGGCCCGCAAGAACTCCGGCCTGGACGTCTCGGACCGGATCGTGCTGCGCTGGCAGGCCGCCGACGAGGAGACCGCCGCCGCGGTCACCGAGCACGGCACGCTGGTCGCCGACGAGGTGCTCGCGCTGGACTTCGCCGCCGGCACCGCCGACTGGGAGTCCGAGACCTTCGAGGACGAGGGCCTGGGCCTGACCTTCCAGCTGCGCAAGGCGTAGTCCACGCCCGCGGTGGCCGTCACTCGTTCGCGAGTGGCGGCCACCGCCTTGTCAGCTCAGCAGCTGAAAACAGAAGGGCGCCCCCACCGCATCGCGGTAGGGGCGCCCTTCTGGTGAGTGCCGGGACTAGTTGTCGCCGTCCTCGTCGATCAGGAAGCCGCGCATCGGGGCCGGAGCCTGCTGCATCGGCTGCATGGGCTGCGGCGGCTGCGGGCGGACCGAGGCCATCGGCTGGGTCATCCCGGCCGGGGCCATCTGCGGAGCACCGTTGCCCTGGCTGCCGAAGCCGCCCTGGCCGTTGCCGCCACCGAAGGACTGGTTCCCGCCGAAGGACTGGCCGCCACCGAAGGAGGGCTGACCGCCACCGAAGGACGGGCTGCTCATCGAGGACGCACCGCTGGGCGC
This genomic window contains:
- the ileS gene encoding isoleucine--tRNA ligase, with product MNSYNAVPAQVDLPALEYQILSFWDDQKVFQRSLEQSEGRPEWVFYEGPPTANGMPGAHHIEARVFKDVFPRYRTMKGYHVARKAGWDCHGLPVELAVEKELGFSGKPEIENYGIAEFNAKCRESVTRHTDAFTELTQRMGYWVDLDQAYRTMDPSYIQSVWWSLKQIFDKGLLVQDHRVAPWCPRCGTGLSDHELAQGYETVVDPSVFVRFPLTSGPLAGEAALLVWTTTPWTLVSNTAAAVHPDVTYVVATDGTERLVVAEALVGKALGEGWETTGQSFTGAEMERWAYRRPFDLVAIEDAHFVLNADYVTTEDGTGIVHQAPAFGADDLATCRKYGLPVVNPVEADGTFSPEVPLVGGVFFKKADEQLVADLQARGLLFRHVPYEHSYPHCWRCHTALLYYAQPSWYLRTTQVKDAMIRENEATNWFPENVKHGRFGDWLNNNIDWALSRNRYWGTPLPIWRCDEGHLTCVGSLAELTELTGTDQSGLDPHRPYIDAVTFDCPSCSNTAVRVPEVIDAWYDAGSMPFAQYGYPYQNKELFESRYPAQFISEAIDQTRGWFYTLMAVGTLVFDKSSYENVVCLGHILAEDGRKMSKHLGNILQPIPLMDQHGADAVRWFMAAGGSPWSARRVGHGTIQEVVRKTLLTYWNTVAFQALYARTAGWAPSAADPAPADRPQLDRWVLSELNTLVRETDAALEAYDTQRAGKLLSGFVDDLSNWYVRRGRRRFWQGDAAALATLHEALETVTRLMAPLTPFITERVWQDLVVAVDPQAPLSVHLSSWPVADETLIDTDLSRHMALVRRLVELGRATRAESGVKTRQPLSRALVAAQGWEELPADLRAQIAEELNVTALESLAAVGGSLVDTTAKANFRALGKRYGKGVQDVAKAVAAADAAVLAAELRATGATSVELNGETIALSPDEVVITETPREGWAVANEAGATVALDLHITPELKRLGIARDAIRQIQEARKNSGLDVSDRIVLRWQAADEETAAAVTEHGTLVADEVLALDFAAGTADWESETFEDEGLGLTFQLRKA